In Pseudomonas sp. PDNC002, the DNA window GCAGCGGCCGCCGGCGAAGCAGTTCGAGGTGCCGAAGTCGTTGTCGTTGCCGCGCTGGTAGACATCGTCATAAAAGCCGGTGGCGCGGACGAACAGGCCGTAGTCCTGGCGGAACTTGAAGTCCGCCTCGGTGAGGAAGCTGGCGCGGTTGTTGATCAGCGCGCCGCGGTCGAAGGCGTTGTCGCCATCGTCGCCGTTGGCGATGGCGGGATTGCTGCCGCCGTTGGACAGCGCATGGGCGCGCTTCTCGGTACGCCACGCCAGGCTGTAGCTCAGGGTGGTATCCCAGTTGACCTGCAGGTCGTCGTTGAACTGGTAGGACAGCGCCTGCGCCTGGCTGGCGAGGAGCAGTCCGCTGGTGCTGATCGCAAGGGCAAGGGGCAACGGCGGGAAGGCGATTCTTATTCTTGTCATCTCGTCCTCTGCTCGGGCAGGCGCTGTCGGCCAGACCCGGAAACGGTGTTGGCGGGAAAGTGGCGGGGCTGACTATGTGGTCACCCGAGTGCGTCAACATCGTCCAAAAAGACTAAGCCGGCGGGACGGGGCCGGGCCGCTCTGGCGCTAGTCCCATCGGACGATGCCCGGGCTTGGTGAGGGCGCGAACAATCGCCGGGCGAGCGTGGTTTTCCGCCACGCCAGATCCCGGAGAACAAGCGCATGAACGCAAGGGCGAGCGGCCAGCGAAGCCGCGAGTGGGACATGGAATGCGACGTCCTGGTGGTGGGCAGCGGCGCGGGCGGCATGACCGCCGCACTGCGCGCCCGCGACCTCGGGCTGGACGTCCTGCTGGTGGAGAAAAGCGACCGCTACGGCGGCACCACGGCGGTATCCGGCGGCGGCATCTGGATTCCTTGCAACCACCGGATCGCCGCCCTGGGCGGGCAGGACTCGGCGCAGGAAGCCATCCGCTACATCCGCACCGTCAGCAACGACCTGGTGGATGACGGCCGCGTCGAGGCCTATGTCGAACACGGCCGGCGCATGGTCGAGTACCTGGAAGGCAACAGCCGGGTGCGCTTCGAGGCGCAGGTGGAATACGCCGACTACTACCCGGAAGTGCCCGGCGGCAAGCCCGGCTATCGCTCCATGGACCCGCTGCCCTTCGATGCCCGCGAGCTGGGCGAGGAATTCGCGCGGATGCGCGAGCCGTCCCCCGGCACCCTGATGATGGGCCGCGTCGCCATGACCATGAAGGAAGCCCGCGTCCTGCTCTGCCGTGGCCCTGGTTGGGTCGGCCTGACGATACGCACCCTCTGGCGCTACTGGCGCGACCTGCCCGCGCGTCTGGGCTCGCCCCGTGACCGCTTCCTGACCCTGGGCAACGCACTGATTGCCGCGCTGCGCCGTTCGCTGATGGATCGCCAGGTGCCGCTATGGCTCGACACCTCGCTGCACGAGCTGATCGAAGAAGAAGGTCGGGTTATCGGCGCCGTGCTGCAGCGGGAAGGTCGGGTTCTTCGGCTTCATGCGAGGCGTGGCGTGGTCATCGCCGCCGGCGGCTTCGAGCGCAACCAGGCGATGCGCAGCCAGTACCATCCGCAGCCTTCGAATACCCAGTGGACTGCCACGCCGCCGTACAACACCGGCGACGGCATCCGCGCCGGCCAGCAGCTGGGCGCGGCCACCGCGCTGATGGAGCACAGCTGGTGGGCGCCCAGCTCGCAGGTCGCCGGTGAGGAAAAGGCCCGCGTGCTGTTCGTCGAACGCAACCTGCCCGGCTGCGTGATGGTGGACTCGGCCGGGCAGCGCTTCGTCAACGAAGGCGCACCCTACACCGACATCGTCTACGCCATGTACGCCCACGACAGCGAGCAGGCGCGCAGCGTGCCGTGCTGGATGATCTTCGACGCCGAGTTCCGCCGCAAATACCCCTGCGGCGCGCTATTGCCCGGCTACGCGCAGCCGGACAGCCGGGTGCCGAAGCATCTGCAGGGCTACTACCACAAGGCCGACAGCATCCAGGCGCTGGCCGGCGACATCGGCGTCGATGCCGCCGGGCTTGCGCGCACACTGGAGCGTTTCAACCGCTACGCCGTGCTCGGCCAGGACCCGGACTTCCACAAGGGCGAGTCGCTGTTCGACCGCTACTACGGCGATCCGCATGTGCAGCCCAACCCGTGCCTGGCGCCATTGCTGAAGGCGCCGTTCTACGCGGTGAAGATCGACGCCGGCGACATCGGCACCAAGGGCGGCCTGCTCACCGACGTGCATGCCCGCGTACTGCGCGAGGACGGCAGCGCCATCGACGGTCTCTACGCCATCGGCAACTCCGCCGCCTCGATGATGGGCGCCACCTATCCCGGCGCCGGTTCCACCATCGGCCCGGCGATGACCTTCGGCTTCCTTGCCGCCGAGCACATCCAGCAACAGGCCGGGCAGACCCGTGCTCAACCGGAGGTATCGCGCAATGCCTGAGTCCACTTCCCGCATCGCCCTCGTCACCGGCGCCAGCCGTGGTGTCGGCAAGGGCATTGCCGAGGCGCTGGGCGC includes these proteins:
- a CDS encoding FAD-dependent oxidoreductase — encoded protein: MECDVLVVGSGAGGMTAALRARDLGLDVLLVEKSDRYGGTTAVSGGGIWIPCNHRIAALGGQDSAQEAIRYIRTVSNDLVDDGRVEAYVEHGRRMVEYLEGNSRVRFEAQVEYADYYPEVPGGKPGYRSMDPLPFDARELGEEFARMREPSPGTLMMGRVAMTMKEARVLLCRGPGWVGLTIRTLWRYWRDLPARLGSPRDRFLTLGNALIAALRRSLMDRQVPLWLDTSLHELIEEEGRVIGAVLQREGRVLRLHARRGVVIAAGGFERNQAMRSQYHPQPSNTQWTATPPYNTGDGIRAGQQLGAATALMEHSWWAPSSQVAGEEKARVLFVERNLPGCVMVDSAGQRFVNEGAPYTDIVYAMYAHDSEQARSVPCWMIFDAEFRRKYPCGALLPGYAQPDSRVPKHLQGYYHKADSIQALAGDIGVDAAGLARTLERFNRYAVLGQDPDFHKGESLFDRYYGDPHVQPNPCLAPLLKAPFYAVKIDAGDIGTKGGLLTDVHARVLREDGSAIDGLYAIGNSAASMMGATYPGAGSTIGPAMTFGFLAAEHIQQQAGQTRAQPEVSRNA